In Candidatus Ozemobacteraceae bacterium, the sequence GCCTTCCAGAAAGCGCTTTCGATGAACCGGTATCTCGCGAAGGCATACTACCAGCTGGGCAGTCTCGAACGCGCCGAGCGGCGCATTCCCGAAGCCAGAGATGCCCTGCAGAAATGCATCCAGCTCACGCCCGACGATCCATACGCGCATTACCAGCTGGGCATGGTGTATCGCGAACTGGGCGAACTTCAGCTCGCGCAGCTCGAGCTCAAACGCGCCTGCATGCTGCATCCGTCGGATTCGTACGGGCACAGCCAGCTCGGCCAGATCTTCCAGACAACCCGCCAGTGGGACCAGGCCGTTCTCGAATACTCGCAGGCGCTCAGCCTCAAGACGAACGACCCCTACGTGCTCGAAAGGCTCGGCGAGGTCATGATCGAAAAGCGCGAGTTCGAACGCGCCGCCGAGCTGCTCCAGGAGGCCCTGTCGCACCAGTTTCACCCCGACACCCGCACGATGATCAAGCTGGGAAAGGTTCTCCAGCTTCTCGGACGCACGCGGGACCTCGCAACGCAGATGGAGGAAGTGCTTCGCCTTTCCCCGGGAACCCCGGATGCGATGTTCCTGCTTGCCCGGGCCCATATCGCCGAGCACGACCACGTGCGCGCCGTCTCGGTTCTGAAGAACCTGCTCGAGATCGCGCCTGACAACGCCGACGCCTGGCTCGAACTCGGCAAGCTGCATCAGGCGCAGGGCAAGGAAGACGATGCCATCGCCGCTTTCACCAAGGCCTCGCCCAATGCCCCCGACCAGGCCGGCGTCTGGAACACGATCGGCGTGCTACTCTCGAACCGCAAGGACTACACCGAGGCTCTCAATGCCTTCCGGAAGGCGCTCAGCTACGATTATTCCGATGTACAGATCCAGAACAACCTGAAGACCGTCCAGAAGAAAATCGAGTCGAACTGCCGGCGGGTCATCGAGACTGCGGAAGAAGCCCTCGCCGAGGATTCCGGAAAACTCAACTCGTATCTGCAACTCGGCCTCGCCTATGAGATGATCGACCGGCCCGACGAGGCGATGATGGCGTATCAGCGGCTGCTCTCGATCAAACCTGACTCGATCGAGGGGCTGCAGGCGTATGCCGACCTGCTCAAGCGGCGCGGGAAGCTTCGAATGGCCATGCGGTGCTACCGCGAGATCCTCAAGATCCGGCCCGACCACGCGGATGCCCGACTGCACCTGGTTCGCGGCCATCTCGCGCTCGGCTTCGTCAATGAGGCCCTGCGGCACGCGGTCGTCGCGCAGAAACTCCTGCCGGACGACCCGCGCGTGCATTTCCTGCTCGGGAAGATCTACTTCGCCAAGGGGCTCGCGCCGCGCGCCCTGCGCGAATTCTCGATCGTAGCCAACTCGTCGAAGTCCGACCCGGACATGATCAGCTGGGCGGAGCTGATGCGACGGCGGCTGCAGAAGAAGTCATGAAACTTCGACTCTTCCGGCGAAACACCGTGCTTCCGCCGCGGGCGGCGGTGGGTCTGCTGCTGCTGACACTTGCGGGCCACGGGGCGGCGGCGCTCGAGCAGCCCCAGTTCGAAGACCCGACTCAGCGGCAGGCAACGCTGCGCGAGATACTGACAGGCCAGCAGTCACGGCCGCGCGCCGACACCTATTACCTGATGGCCCTTCAGGCTGCACGGAAAGGCGAAGACCAGGAAGCGCTTCGGGCGGTCGAAAACGGTCTCGCCATCGAGCCGCAGAGCATCAAGCTCCGTGACCTGCGCGCGGCCCTCTGGGCCCGCACCGGCCGGCGGAACGAGGCGATCGCGGAGTTCAGACGAATTCTCGCCGCCGTGCCGGACGACACGTATGCGAAGGAGTCCCTTCGGGCCCTTCTGCCGCGCCCGGTCGCTCCTGTCATCACCAGTCGCATCAAGGCCCCGGCCCGCCAGGCTCCGCCGGTTTCCCCCGTATCTGGCCCGTCTGACGCAAAGGGCAGCGGGAAAGGCGGGGAAGCCGCGGCTGCTCCGCAGGCGAGGATTCTCGATTCGGAATACTTCGAACAGGCAAAGCAGAAGCAGCGCTGCGAGCAGGTGATGACCTCGATCAAGCATGCACAGGACATCTACGCCCAGGACCACAAAGATGCGAAAGGGAAATACGATCCGAAGGTTCTCGTCGATGCGAAGCTGCTGACGGCTATACCGACCTGCCCGGAAGGCGGGACTTTCGAATGGGCCGGCGACGGCCCGACGTGCAGCAAACACGGCGCGTTCGCGACTGTCCAGGCCGAGGTGAAGACGGTATTCACCGATTTCAACCGCGCCATGCAGGCCAAGCTCGGAAGAAACTACCCCGAGGCTCTCAAGGGATTCGAGCAGGTCGTCATCGCCTATCCGCGATGGGCCGAAGCGCATTTCCAGCTCGGCGACACGCTGTTCAGGACCGGCGAGGACAGACAGGCCATCGAGCGCCTGAAAACCAGCCTCCAGCTTGCTCCCGGAAATCCCGACGCATCGCTTCTGCTGGCAAACCTGTATTTCAAGATCGGCCACAAGGAAGCGGCACTCAAGCTTCTGGATGGTGTCTCGAAGAAACTCCCCGGAACGGTGTACGGGCTCGCCGCACGAAGCATAGCTGGATCTATACGTGCGGGACGAAACTATTATCAGATATTCCCGCCGGATTGAAGGGCGTTCGGCACGCACCATGGAATGAAACGGCAGTGAAAGCATGATCAGACCGGTAAAACGTCTTGGAGTTCTTTGCCACCCGACACGCGAGTCGGTTCCACCCCTGTTGCGTTCGATTCTGGAGTGGGCCGAGAAGCGTCAGATCGATGTAAAGCTCGACGAGACGATGGCGAAACGCATCAGAAAGCCGCGCCTCGGTGTTCCTCGATCGGAAATGGGCGGGCTCGTCGACATGGTCGTCGTGCTGGGCGGCGATGGATCGATTCTCGAGTCGGTGCGCGCGTTCGCCGCCGATGGTTTGCCAGTCGCCGGCATAAATCTCGGCCATCTCGGCTTTCTGACGCTCGGTGAGGCAAAGCAGGCCGAGGCGATTCTTGAACGGCTCAGGCTCGGAAAATACCGGATCGAGAACCGGATGATGCTGAAAGCCGTCGTTTCAAGGAACGGGCACGAGGTGTTTCGCGGCATCGCCCTGAACGACGCCGTCATCGTCAAAGGCCCGATTCTGCGCGTCATCGACATCGACGTCTCGATTTCGGGCACCCATATCACCTCGTTCAGAGGCGATGGCGTGCTCTTCTCGACGCCGACCGGTTCGACCGCCTATGCGCTCTCCGCCGGGGGGCCGATCGTGCCGCCGTGGGTGAACGCCCTTCTCATCTGCCCTCTTCAT encodes:
- a CDS encoding tetratricopeptide repeat protein — translated: MAYCHGCGAVNTDDAVTCIACDRPLAAICPQCSSRNDPSASFCASCGRILNLNAPAESPAAPVSTPFSTGSATDTADRPGIVPGAKAMPQGKATADLPPRGPFLKAVLGGFAFAFLYLSQALSGYPLAGILAGLASGMITLWGAVELSLWALERHEPRRAEIASPEEQLMAEDLPAPLAPEIEPVGGSFEDVDREALSPVQPVAKIAQPAGMVSSMVADMTPSDDETTGRSRPHATTTAPAADPGQISGHAEMSSARADEELVLSGDDAELTKREKTSQTLAEFLDDGIGQEIALVMKKIAKNPESYPLRLRLAQLQEERGELTNAVETMETCLKSNPQAPEVFLYHGALLRRSGQPDKAREAFQKALSMNRYLAKAYYQLGSLERAERRIPEARDALQKCIQLTPDDPYAHYQLGMVYRELGELQLAQLELKRACMLHPSDSYGHSQLGQIFQTTRQWDQAVLEYSQALSLKTNDPYVLERLGEVMIEKREFERAAELLQEALSHQFHPDTRTMIKLGKVLQLLGRTRDLATQMEEVLRLSPGTPDAMFLLARAHIAEHDHVRAVSVLKNLLEIAPDNADAWLELGKLHQAQGKEDDAIAAFTKASPNAPDQAGVWNTIGVLLSNRKDYTEALNAFRKALSYDYSDVQIQNNLKTVQKKIESNCRRVIETAEEALAEDSGKLNSYLQLGLAYEMIDRPDEAMMAYQRLLSIKPDSIEGLQAYADLLKRRGKLRMAMRCYREILKIRPDHADARLHLVRGHLALGFVNEALRHAVVAQKLLPDDPRVHFLLGKIYFAKGLAPRALREFSIVANSSKSDPDMISWAELMRRRLQKKS
- a CDS encoding tetratricopeptide repeat protein, which gives rise to MKLRLFRRNTVLPPRAAVGLLLLTLAGHGAAALEQPQFEDPTQRQATLREILTGQQSRPRADTYYLMALQAARKGEDQEALRAVENGLAIEPQSIKLRDLRAALWARTGRRNEAIAEFRRILAAVPDDTYAKESLRALLPRPVAPVITSRIKAPARQAPPVSPVSGPSDAKGSGKGGEAAAAPQARILDSEYFEQAKQKQRCEQVMTSIKHAQDIYAQDHKDAKGKYDPKVLVDAKLLTAIPTCPEGGTFEWAGDGPTCSKHGAFATVQAEVKTVFTDFNRAMQAKLGRNYPEALKGFEQVVIAYPRWAEAHFQLGDTLFRTGEDRQAIERLKTSLQLAPGNPDASLLLANLYFKIGHKEAALKLLDGVSKKLPGTVYGLAARSIAGSIRAGRNYYQIFPPD
- a CDS encoding NAD(+)/NADH kinase; its protein translation is MIRPVKRLGVLCHPTRESVPPLLRSILEWAEKRQIDVKLDETMAKRIRKPRLGVPRSEMGGLVDMVVVLGGDGSILESVRAFAADGLPVAGINLGHLGFLTLGEAKQAEAILERLRLGKYRIENRMMLKAVVSRNGHEVFRGIALNDAVIVKGPILRVIDIDVSISGTHITSFRGDGVLFSTPTGSTAYALSAGGPIVPPWVNALLICPLHSHTLNTRPVITSDQEILSAKVSATHSTIDLVLDGQEGFGLQTGDEIQVTRAVETARIVVFDTRNFFQVLRKKMQWGH